The nucleotide sequence AGTGTTGATAAATATTTTAATGAAAATAATCAAACGCTTTCTTTTGTCAAAGAACCATGCGATATCCCTCCAGGTCGATATGCAATTTTCAGTGACGATTCAGGAAACCCAATCAGAATAATTGATATGTCAAAAAGGTCTTGAAACCTTGTAAATCCTACAAGGTTTTTTTTCTGCTTTTATTCCACATCCAAAGGGGACTTAAGCTGATCATTATGTGTATCTATATAAAGTTTATCGTTGCTAGTTAATAACGCATAAACAACATTTTGGGTTGAGAGGCTGCGCTTGGTGAGTTCTGTTTGCAGCCAATCCTTAGAAATGTTGTTTTCTTTTAAATTATTAAGTAAGATCTCACCATCCATGATTAACTCTATCGGGAGCTTAACTTCAGGCTTGTACATATTTAAGTCTTTACGTGTAACGTTAAGGTGCTGCTCTTTTTTCTTAACCGATAGCAGCCCGTTGTTTTCAACAAGAGCATAATCCACTTCATCAACAGAAAAGATATCTTTTTGCCTAAGTTGTTGATTCAAATAATCGAGTGTATAGCGCATTTTTTTCATGTTGTGTTCTAATATCTTACCATTTTCTATCACGACAGTTGGATCACCAGCTACAAATTTTCGAGCTCTTTTACTTTTTAATGAAAGAAAAGCAGAAAGGTAGATCAAGACAACAAAAATAAACAAACTAAAAAAGATATAGCGAGCTTTGATTTCAAGCGCAAATGAGAGGTTTGCTGTAACTGACCCAAGTGTTACAACTGCGATAAAGTCAAAGATCGTCATTCTGGAGACAGTATGTTTGCCTAGTATTCTGGCTGCCACATATAGGGCGATAAAAGCAACAATGGTACGTACCACAACATCTATATAAGTGTTCAAGGAGATCACTTCCAATAACCAGCATTATTTATCAATTATTATTCTTTTTATCCAAATAAATTGAATTTAAGACTGTACTCTAATATAGGACATAAGGATTTATTTTTTCTAGACTTATCATTTAAACGAATACATAAAAAAACGCACAGAATACATCCTGTGCGCTTCAAACTTCACTTTTTGGTTTTCTTGTACTGATTCAACACATGGACCATGCCTTCTTCAATAAGTTCATTTGCTGGCTTATCCAGTTTTTTTGCTAAAGCCTTGATTTCTGAGTACAGTGAATGGCTTAGTGTCGTATTCACATTTTTTCGGTCATGATTTTTCTTTCGTATTTCACTCGTATACATCTAACTACCTCCACTTCAAAAGGAGTTGATTTTCAATTGTCTCATGCTCTAATTCATGGCATTCTTTTAGCTTTTGGACTGATCTTGCCATTAGGCGTACAAAATGTTTTCGTTTTTAACCAAGGTGCTCAACAACCATCGTTCTGGAGAAGTCTTCCTGCTGTAGTAACTGCTGGGGTTTGTGACACCCTATTAATTGTGTTAGCTGTAACAGGGATATCGGCTATTATTACTGCTTTTAGTACGCTGAAATTGTTATTGATGATTGTTGGTATTTTCTTTTTATTGTATATGGGGTGGTCGATTTGGTCTAGCAAAACGAACACGGAAACCTCTCAATCTAGCATGCAGCCGAAACAGCAAGTCATTTTCGCCGCAACTGTATCCCTTTTAAATCCGCACGCTATTTTAGATACCATTGGTGTGATAGGTACGAGTTCACTCGCCTATTCAGGATCTGAAAGGCTAATGTTCACACTATCTTGTGTCGCAGTTTCATGGATCTGGTTTATAGGATTGGCATTAGCGGGAAGAACCATTGGGAGAATAGACACTGGGGGAACCATCTTAAGTCTAATTAATAAAGGATCAGCAATCATTATTTGGGGTATTGCCATATACCTAGCAACTATTATCTTTAAATAATCTAGTTCTTTAAGCATCCTCTGAAACGTTGAGATGCAACTTTCTACTTAAAAATACTAAAAAACACAAATTGTTAAATCCTTCCTTTGACTCTAGGTTAATTTGCTGAATTTTGTAATAATTTAATTCAGTAGCGAACTAAAATCACTGGGAGGTACATATGAACAGAAAATTTGTATTAAGTCTTAGTCTTGCAACTGCATTAAGTATTGGGAGTATCGGTTCATTTGTTTTAGCTCATGATGAATTAGGATCGGATATTATTGAAAAAGGAACGGGTCCTGGTTATGAAGCCATTGAATCAACGATTGAAGGATCTCAAAGTTTTAACTGGAGGGAAGTAGCAGCTGTTCAAATCAAAGAAAAAGACGGCAAACAGAATAACACAGCTGACGTTTATGTACATAATGGTTTCGCCTATACAGGCACACATACGAAAAGTGGTGGTGAAGGCGGCGTTCGTGTTTGGGATGTTAAGGATCCATCAAATCCTAAAGAAGTAGCCGCTTTCGCAGATGATATTCCAGGTACATGGCAAGAAAAAGTAATTGTGAAACGTGTGAACACGAAACACTTTAAAGGTGATTTAGCCGTTGTATCCGTTCAGCAGCTTAATCGCAAAGCAGAAAACTCTGTTGGAGGTTTTCTTTTATATGACGTAACAAATCCATACCAGCCGAAAAAACTTGGCTTCTGGGAGCTTGATAAACGTGTTACAGGAACACATGAACTGTATCTGACCGAGCAAGGTGGCAAACCATATGTTCTGACTGCAAATCCATACGCTGATTATTATACACATGGAGAGCAAAAGGACTTCCAAATGGTTGATGTGAGCAACCCAGCTTCACCACAAACGATTTATCAGTTTGATCCACGTGACTTACCAGAAGTGCCTGAGGATTTTGACGGCTATAACTGGACAGATTCGAATGGCAAGCAGCGTGCTGTATTCAACCACAGTACGATGGCTGATGTAAACGGTAAAACAGCTTATCTGTCTTTCTGGGACCTAGGTACAATCGTACTTGATTTGGAGAATCCAGAAAACCCAACTTATTTAGGAAGAACTACATTTAGTTCAACACAGCAAGGATCTGCTCACTCTGCTGCTCTTGCAAAAGGCGGAAATGTGTTGATCGAAACGCGTGAAGTGTATAATCCAACAAAAGCAGGCTATGAACAATCTTACGGCTATACACGTATTTTTGATATTAAGGACAAGACAAATCCTAAGCTATTAAGTGAGTTTAAAACAGAACTTGTTGACGATGTTCAATATGGAGTGACGTTTGCAAACACTGTTCACGATCCGAAAGTACATGGCAATACGCTGTACCTTTCACATTATGGCGGAGGTGTCCGTTCAGTTGATATTACAGACCCTAGCAATCCTGTAGAACTCGGTAAATATATCCCTGAAAAATCAAACATCTGGGGTGTTGATGTAGCAGGTAACTATGTCTATGCTTCAGATATGGGAACAGGATTAAAAGTTCTTAAACTTACAAACGGGGAGCAATAAATAAACAAGATGAAAGATAACAAAAGTCCAATTCATTGAAATTGGGCTTTTTGTATGCAAATTTTTAGAACTAAGTGTAAGCTGTTTACAGATAATATGAAGAGAGTGAACTGTCATATGAATAAACAAATGAGATTACGAGATTTTGGTGTAGTGATTGGACGAATGGAAGCAGGGACCTTGAACTCAATAACTGATGTTGAGGGGGTTACTGTCGGACATGTAACGTTAAGTGAAGGGGATATGCAGACAGGTGTAACAGCAATCGTGCCACACCAAGGAAATACGTTTAAAGAAAAACTAATTGCTTCCAGCCATGTTATTAATGGTTTTGGGAAAACGATGGGAACCATTCAAATGGAGGAATTGGGTGTGCTTGAAACACCTATTCTCCTTACCAACACGTTAAGTATCGGAACAGCCGCTGACGCACTCTTTCAATATATGCTAGAGAACAACCCTGAGATTGGCAGAACAACGGGTACCGTGAACCCAATCGTTGGAGAATGTAATGACATGCTGCTGAATGATATTAGAGGACAACACGTAAAAAAAGAACATGTATTTCAAGCTTTGCAAAATGCTTCAACTGAGTTTTTAGAAGGCAGTGTTGGTGCTGGAACAGGTATGCTTTGTTATTCTTTAAAAGGTGGAATCGGTACGTCATCAAGGCGTATACCATTAGATCATGGAGATTATACAATCGGTGTACTTGTGCTTTCTAATTTTGGTATTCTGAGTGATCTGATGATAAAGGGACGAGCTATCGGTCTGGAATTGAAAGAGGCTCTTCTTAAGTCGTGGGAAGAAAAAGATAAGGGCTCAGTGATGGTTATTGTGGCAACCGATCTTACTGTTTCTGAACGGCAGCTTAACCGAATAATAAAAAGATCTGTAGCAGGTTTGTCCAGAACAGGATCAATCATAACCCATGGAAGCGGGGAAGTGGTTATTGGTTTTTCTACCGCTACTAAAATACCACATGATAAATCCGCTGACTGTTTAACGATTCCAACAATTCATGAAGAAGATATGGATATTGCATTTCGAGCAGTTGGGGAAGCGGTTGAAGAAGCTGTGTTAAATTCATTAATCACAGCTACCCATGTTATAGGCAGAGATGGAAATGAACGACCTGCTTTCAAAGATTTATTGAAGGAATTTGATATGCAGTTATAGTGAAGGCAATTTTAGCTTAATAAAAGCCCTATCAGAAATATGATCTGATAGGGCTAAAAATATTTTCTATACAAGGCTGTTTACTAAAGGATTGTAGCTTTTAAATCTTTTTGTTTATTTACTTCTTTGACTAGTTGATCGGAGTGCAAGGTGTGAGACTCCTGCGGGACAGGCGGGCAGGTGAGACACTTAGAAGTGAAACGTTAAGAATGTGGCTCACCGCCTGCCCCGCGGAAAGCGAGCACCTGGAACGGAAATCAACTACTTTCAAATATCCTTATACAAACAAACTCAGTAATAAGATAAATCCTAATCCGGCTACTGAAATAATGGTTTCTAGCAACGTCCAAGTCGCAAACGTTTCTTTCATACTTAAACCAAAGTATTCTTTGAACATCCAGAAACCTGCATCATTGACATGTGAGGCTATTAAACTACCAGCTCCTGTTGCAAGTACAACTAACGCTAGATTAACATCAGTTTGGCCCAGCAATGGAATCACGAGCCCTGCAGTAGTTAAAGCTGCAACGGTTGCAGAACCTAAAGATATACGAAGGATGGCTGCAATCATCCATGCAAGTAGAATGGGTGAAAAGGTAGTGTCTTTAAATAAATCAGCTACATAGTTACCAACACCACCGTTAATCAGAACTTGTTTGAAAGCACCACCGCCCCCAATAATTAGAAGCATCATACCGATGTGTGTAATCGCTGTTGTACATGAATCCATAACGGTTTTGATCGGGATATTTCTTGCTAGTCCCATTGTATAGATGGCTACTAATAATGAGATCAACATGGAAGTAGAAGCATCACCTACAAAACGTACGATTTCAAATGTTTTGCTATCCGCGATTCCCATTGTGTTTTGAACCAAGGTAATAATGGTTGCGATAGACATTAAGATAACGGGAAGCATTGCCGTAAATACAGAGATACCAAATGAAGGTGTGTCTTCTAATTTAAATACTTTTTGTTCACCTAATGATGCAATATTACCGGTTTTATTAAATGAATCCGGAACAATTTTTTTAGCGATCTTCGTAAATACTGGTCCTGCTAGAATAACAGTTGGAATCGCAATAATGAAACCGTAAAGCAGCACTTCACCAATGTTAGCACCAAATTCGCCCGCAATTACGGTTGGTCCTGGGTGAGGAGGCAAGAATCCATGAGTAACAGATAAAGCAGCTACCATTGGAATACCGAGATAAAGAATAGAAACGCGTAATTGTTTTGAAATCGCGAATACGATTGGAATCAATAATACTAAACCTACTTCAAAAAATAGGGCAATACCGATAATGAATGAAGCAACAACGATCGCCCATTGAATTTTTTTCTCTCCAAATTTCTCAATTAAAGTAATGGCAATTCGTTGTGCACCGCCGGCATCAGCAATTAATTTACCTAACATGGCACCAAGACCAAAGATTAACGCCAGATGACCGAGTGTTCCGCCTAATCCCGCCTCAATCGATTTAACAATTTCGCCAAGCGGCATTCCAAGCGCTAACGCGACACCAAAAGAAACGATGATTAATGAAATAAACGTGTTTAATTTGAAATACATGATTAATAGCAATAACGCTAAAATTCCACAAGCTACAATAAATAAGGGCATGATAAAATCCTCCTGATGTTATTTTTCTTTATTGCTTAAGCTTCTTTGATAAACTGCAATACGTGTATAATCTTCTTCTAGTTTTCTAGATAAACTAATAAAGATCGGTAATAATTCTCTATACTCTTTTACGGCTTCTGCATTAGGTGTGTGTTTAAAAGTACTGCCAATCATTTCAGAAGCGGCTTCAAATGACTCTATTTTTCCTGTAGCATATAACCCTAAAATACATGCTCCTAAACAGGAACTCTCAAAAACTTCGGGTACAGTCACTTCTGTATCAAATATGTCTGACATCATTTGACGCCAAATCTCCGAACGTGCGAACCCGCCAGTTGCTTGGATACGGGTTACAGGCTCATCCATGCATTCTACTAATGCTAAGAACACAGTGTATAAATTGTAGATCACACCTTCTAAGGCAGCTCGTATCATATGTTCTTTTTTATGAGAAAGGGTTAGTCCGAAAAATGAACCTCGTACATCTGAATTCCATAATGGAGCACGTTCTCCAGCAAGGTAAGGATGGAATAGCAATCCATCAGCACCAGGTCTCACGCGTTCAGCAATCTTGGTTAGAATTTCGTAAGGATCGATTCCTAATCGTTTTGCTGTTTCTAATTCCGATGCTGCAAATTCATCTCTAATCCACCGTAGGACAACGCCCCCATTGTTAACAGGCCCGCCGATTACCCAATGGTTTTCGGTTAGAGCATAGCAAAAGATTCTGCCTTTTTCGTCTGTCTGCGGCTGGTCAATAATAGTTCGAATGGCACCGCTTGTACCAATCGTGACAGCAATTTCACCTTTGCCAATCGCATTGACTCCAAGGTTAGATAATACACCATCACTGGCTCCAATAATAAATGGTGTCTCTGGATTTATACCAATCTGTTTCGCTAAATCTAAATGACAATTTGTGAAAACAGCAGTTGTAGGGACTAAGTTAGAGAGTTGATCACGTGTGATACCTGCGATTTTTAAGGCCTCTTCATCCCAATCCAACTTTTTTAAGTTCATTAAACCCATCGCCGAAGCTAAAGAATGATCAACAACATATTCATTAAACAACTTTTTGAAAATGTACTCTTTAATTCCTATATATTTTTTAGCATTGGCAGCAATTTCAGGTTGTTCATTTACAATCCATGAGATTTTGCTTAATGGACTCATCGGATGAATCGGTGTACCCGTTACTTTGTATATTTCATGACCATTCAGTTCTTCTTTTATCTTCCTAGCCCAAGCTTCACTTCGATTATCTGCCCATGTAATGCAAGGTGTTAATGGCTGATCGTTATGATCCATCGCAATAACGCTATGCATGGCACTGCTAAATGAGATAAACAAAATCTCTTCAGGTGAACATTTTGACTGATTTACAACATTTGTAAGGGTTTGCAAAACTGTTTGGAAAATTTGTTCTGGATCTTGAACAGCTGTTGAAATATCAGGAGTATGAAGCGGGTAACCGATATTTTCTTGTGCAATCACCTCACCATTTTCACTAAACATAACAGCCTTCGTACTTGTGGTACCGATGTCGACTCCTACCATATAGCTTTTTCTTTGCTGTGTACCGTCGATATCTAACATTTGTTTACTCCTTTTCTTGCTCCCTTGCTCTTGATAGCATTTGTTGTGACATCCATAGATCATCTACTTTTCCTTGTACATCATCAAAGTTTTGATGCAGTGATTGAATCATGACGTCTCTGTTTTTTGAAGAGATGGCATCGATATAAAGTTCATGGTTTTTCATGATACGGGAAAGATCATCGTACTTTTCATTAAAATGCATGCGCATTGATAATAAAATGAAACTTTCCATTACTGGTTTTGTGTTATTCCAGATCATCGTAATGTAGGAATGATCGATAGCGCGAATGATTGTTTCATGAAATAAGACATCCTGAAAGGCGAACTCATCCGCGTCTTTGTATTTCATAGCAATTTGCATCATTTCTAAAATCTTGTTGAGCTCTGTCACTAATTCCGTAGTGTCCTTTTTAACAAGACGTTCAAAAACAAATGTCTCGATCATCAATCGTACATCGTATATTTCTTCAACTTCTTTTTCTGTTATTCCAGTGACAACTGCACCCATGCGTTCTAATCGAATAAGATTTTCGCTTGCAAGAACCTTTAACGCTTCACGAATAGGTGAGCGGCTTACATTATATTCAGCAGCTAATTTATTTTCAGAGAGTATGGTACCGCTTTCAATCAGCCCGGAAATGATTCGCATTCTTAGCTCGCATGTTACACGCTCACCAGTTGAGGCTTTAGATAACCATTTTGCAGGATAAAGAGAATCCTTTGATTCGTTCAATAAAATAACCTCCTTTAATAGAACGAGTATACTTGTATACAAGTATTATAGTACATGCTTATGAAAATGCAAGCGCTTTATTTTTAAGTGTTATGAATCAAAATGTGGATGCTAGTTCGCTTTAGGTGAAGATGATGATTGTAAACGTGGGAAAAGAAGTACTACGGTTGTAAAGGAAGGATTCTCGGTGGTATGGATTTTAGAGTTTCAGGTGGTCACGCTGGATCTACCGGTGAAAATGATTACTTTACAGGTGGTCACGGAGAATGTACAGGTGGAATCGACTACTTCACAGGTGGTCACAGCACTTTTATCGGCGAACGTGTAATAGATAGGAGAACACGTACCGTAAAATCCGTTGACCGATGAATGGTAAAAAGTAGTTTTATAATAATAGTTAAAGAAGTATACCTACTATTCTTAATTAAAACAGCTCAGAGCAAAGATGCTCTGAGCTGTTCTAACATTACAATCCACTCGGGGAAAGAGCGATCGCTTTCAGTGCGTGATCAAGATCATAGATAAGGTCATCCACTGTCTCTATACCGATTGAAAGACGAATTAACTCGGGTGAAACACCTGATTTTCTTTGTTCTTCTTCTGATAATTGCTGGTGTGTTGTACTCGCAGGATGGATAATCAGCGATTTAGAATCTCCAACATTTGCAAGGTGAGAGAAGATGCTGACATTTTCAATTAATTTTTTACCTTCCTCAACACCGCCTTTAACACCAAACGTAAGAATTGCACCCGCTCCTTTTGGCAAGTATTTTTGAGCGAGTTCATAATAAGGACTGCTCGGTAAGCCCGCATAATTGACCCAGTCAACGGATGGATGGTTTTCTAAGAACTTTGCTACTTTTAATGTATTTTCTACGTGTCTTTCAATACGAAGAGCTAGCGTTTCTAGCCCTTGGATGAATAAGAACGAGTTGAACGGTGCTATGGAAGATCCTAAGTCACGCAGCAGCTGCACGCGAGCTTTTAAAATATACGCAAGCGGACCGAATGCTTCCGTGTACACGATTCCTTTATAGCTTGGATCTGGCTCTGTCAGACCTGGAAACTTACCGTTGCTCCAGTCAAATTTTCCAGAGTCTATGATTACACCACCGACTGATGTTCCGTGACCGCCAATAAATTTCGTTGCGGAGTGAACAACGATATCTGCTCCATGTTCGATCGGACGGCATAGGTAAGGAGTAGCCAGTGTGTTATCTACAATAAGTGGAACTCCCGCATCATGTGCAATGTCAGCAATTGCTTGAATATCGGCTACATCAATTTTGGGATTTCCGATCGTCTCAATGTAGACTGCTTTTGTTTTTTCCGTAATCGCATCTTTAAGCGATTGAAGATTATCGATCTCAGCAAAATTTGTTTGGATACCGAGTTTTGGAAGCGTTACAGAGAAAAGATTATACGTCCCGCCATAAAGGGAAGTGGATGCAACAATCTCATCACCGGAACCTGCGATATTGAAGATGGCATTTGTGATGGCAGCCTGACCAGACGCAAGGGCAAGTGCACCAACACCACCTTCAAGTTTAGCGATTGTTTGCTCAAATGCATCTTGCGTCGGATTCATCAAACGCGTGTAGATGTTCCCGAACTCTTTTAATGCAAATAAGTTAGCCGCATGTTCTGTAGAGTTGAACTGATAGGATGTGGTTTGATAG is from Fictibacillus sp. b24 and encodes:
- a CDS encoding GntR family transcriptional regulator — translated: MNESKDSLYPAKWLSKASTGERVTCELRMRIISGLIESGTILSENKLAAEYNVSRSPIREALKVLASENLIRLERMGAVVTGITEKEVEEIYDVRLMIETFVFERLVKKDTTELVTELNKILEMMQIAMKYKDADEFAFQDVLFHETIIRAIDHSYITMIWNNTKPVMESFILLSMRMHFNEKYDDLSRIMKNHELYIDAISSKNRDVMIQSLHQNFDDVQGKVDDLWMSQQMLSRAREQEKE
- the gntK gene encoding gluconokinase, which produces MVGVDIGTTSTKAVMFSENGEVIAQENIGYPLHTPDISTAVQDPEQIFQTVLQTLTNVVNQSKCSPEEILFISFSSAMHSVIAMDHNDQPLTPCITWADNRSEAWARKIKEELNGHEIYKVTGTPIHPMSPLSKISWIVNEQPEIAANAKKYIGIKEYIFKKLFNEYVVDHSLASAMGLMNLKKLDWDEEALKIAGITRDQLSNLVPTTAVFTNCHLDLAKQIGINPETPFIIGASDGVLSNLGVNAIGKGEIAVTIGTSGAIRTIIDQPQTDEKGRIFCYALTENHWVIGGPVNNGGVVLRWIRDEFAASELETAKRLGIDPYEILTKIAERVRPGADGLLFHPYLAGERAPLWNSDVRGSFFGLTLSHKKEHMIRAALEGVIYNLYTVFLALVECMDEPVTRIQATGGFARSEIWRQMMSDIFDTEVTVPEVFESSCLGACILGLYATGKIESFEAASEMIGSTFKHTPNAEAVKEYRELLPIFISLSRKLEEDYTRIAVYQRSLSNKEK
- a CDS encoding DUF421 domain-containing protein; translation: MNTYIDVVVRTIVAFIALYVAARILGKHTVSRMTIFDFIAVVTLGSVTANLSFALEIKARYIFFSLFIFVVLIYLSAFLSLKSKRARKFVAGDPTVVIENGKILEHNMKKMRYTLDYLNQQLRQKDIFSVDEVDYALVENNGLLSVKKKEQHLNVTRKDLNMYKPEVKLPIELIMDGEILLNNLKENNISKDWLQTELTKRSLSTQNVVYALLTSNDKLYIDTHNDQLKSPLDVE
- a CDS encoding GntP family permease → MPLFIVACGILALLLLIMYFKLNTFISLIIVSFGVALALGMPLGEIVKSIEAGLGGTLGHLALIFGLGAMLGKLIADAGGAQRIAITLIEKFGEKKIQWAIVVASFIIGIALFFEVGLVLLIPIVFAISKQLRVSILYLGIPMVAALSVTHGFLPPHPGPTVIAGEFGANIGEVLLYGFIIAIPTVILAGPVFTKIAKKIVPDSFNKTGNIASLGEQKVFKLEDTPSFGISVFTAMLPVILMSIATIITLVQNTMGIADSKTFEIVRFVGDASTSMLISLLVAIYTMGLARNIPIKTVMDSCTTAITHIGMMLLIIGGGGAFKQVLINGGVGNYVADLFKDTTFSPILLAWMIAAILRISLGSATVAALTTAGLVIPLLGQTDVNLALVVLATGAGSLIASHVNDAGFWMFKEYFGLSMKETFATWTLLETIISVAGLGFILLLSLFV
- a CDS encoding P1 family peptidase, which encodes MNKQMRLRDFGVVIGRMEAGTLNSITDVEGVTVGHVTLSEGDMQTGVTAIVPHQGNTFKEKLIASSHVINGFGKTMGTIQMEELGVLETPILLTNTLSIGTAADALFQYMLENNPEIGRTTGTVNPIVGECNDMLLNDIRGQHVKKEHVFQALQNASTEFLEGSVGAGTGMLCYSLKGGIGTSSRRIPLDHGDYTIGVLVLSNFGILSDLMIKGRAIGLELKEALLKSWEEKDKGSVMVIVATDLTVSERQLNRIIKRSVAGLSRTGSIITHGSGEVVIGFSTATKIPHDKSADCLTIPTIHEEDMDIAFRAVGEAVEEAVLNSLITATHVIGRDGNERPAFKDLLKEFDMQL
- a CDS encoding LysE/ArgO family amino acid transporter, whose translation is MSHALIHGILLAFGLILPLGVQNVFVFNQGAQQPSFWRSLPAVVTAGVCDTLLIVLAVTGISAIITAFSTLKLLLMIVGIFFLLYMGWSIWSSKTNTETSQSSMQPKQQVIFAATVSLLNPHAILDTIGVIGTSSLAYSGSERLMFTLSCVAVSWIWFIGLALAGRTIGRIDTGGTILSLINKGSAIIIWGIAIYLATIIFK
- a CDS encoding homocysteine synthase, whose translation is MSDQTKSEARQYGFETISLHEGQKVDPTTGARAVPIYQTTSYQFNSTEHAANLFALKEFGNIYTRLMNPTQDAFEQTIAKLEGGVGALALASGQAAITNAIFNIAGSGDEIVASTSLYGGTYNLFSVTLPKLGIQTNFAEIDNLQSLKDAITEKTKAVYIETIGNPKIDVADIQAIADIAHDAGVPLIVDNTLATPYLCRPIEHGADIVVHSATKFIGGHGTSVGGVIIDSGKFDWSNGKFPGLTEPDPSYKGIVYTEAFGPLAYILKARVQLLRDLGSSIAPFNSFLFIQGLETLALRIERHVENTLKVAKFLENHPSVDWVNYAGLPSSPYYELAQKYLPKGAGAILTFGVKGGVEEGKKLIENVSIFSHLANVGDSKSLIIHPASTTHQQLSEEEQRKSGVSPELIRLSIGIETVDDLIYDLDHALKAIALSPSGL
- a CDS encoding LVIVD repeat-containing protein, whose protein sequence is MNRKFVLSLSLATALSIGSIGSFVLAHDELGSDIIEKGTGPGYEAIESTIEGSQSFNWREVAAVQIKEKDGKQNNTADVYVHNGFAYTGTHTKSGGEGGVRVWDVKDPSNPKEVAAFADDIPGTWQEKVIVKRVNTKHFKGDLAVVSVQQLNRKAENSVGGFLLYDVTNPYQPKKLGFWELDKRVTGTHELYLTEQGGKPYVLTANPYADYYTHGEQKDFQMVDVSNPASPQTIYQFDPRDLPEVPEDFDGYNWTDSNGKQRAVFNHSTMADVNGKTAYLSFWDLGTIVLDLENPENPTYLGRTTFSSTQQGSAHSAALAKGGNVLIETREVYNPTKAGYEQSYGYTRIFDIKDKTNPKLLSEFKTELVDDVQYGVTFANTVHDPKVHGNTLYLSHYGGGVRSVDITDPSNPVELGKYIPEKSNIWGVDVAGNYVYASDMGTGLKVLKLTNGEQ